In Clostridium omnivorum, the DNA window AGGGTTCTGGATTGGATCTTTTGAAATGGGTTCGCAGCAATAATTACAAGAGTGAATTTATATTTTTGACCAACCATGAAAATTTTGAATTTGCGTCTACAGCATTGGAATACAATGCTATAAGCTATATAACAAAACCTTTTAATATTGAAAAAACGGAAGTGGCTATTTCAAAAGCTGTTGAAAAAATTAGAAAAGAAAACAGACTTCAGCAGTATAGTGAATATGGACAATACTGGCTGGAAAATAAAAAGCTCTTAGTAGAAAGTTTTTGGAGAGATATCTTATTTTTCAATATACCTTCTGAGCAAATGGCAATAGCAGAGGAAATAACAAAGAGAAAACTTACACTGAAGATAGAAGAGTTATATCATATAGTATTGGTCAGCGTAATAAAATCTGAAAATCAGGAAGATAAACCTAAAGATATGACTTTTGAATATGCTTTAAAAAAACTTTCATCAGAAGTTATACTTGGTGAATTGGATTTTGAGCATACAATTTACTATGTTACTGACAGAAATCATTATGTTGCTGTTCTATTAGCTGATAGGTTTTCTGACGAGCAGATAAAGAGCAAATGCGATGAGTTTATTGATAACTGTAAAAAATATTTAAAATATACTGCAGCTTGCTATATCGGTAATAAGACAACAATAGATTTATTAGCTAAAAATAGAGTGAAGCTGGAGGAAATGGATCAGAATAATTTTATATTAAGAAGTAATGTTTTTTTTGAAAATGATGCAGAAACTCTTAATCTAAAAGGTCAATATGCTCTTGATACAGATACACTTAGAATCATGTTTGAAAAGAGGGAGAAGATTCAAATTGTTAACTTTTTAAAGGGCGAGCTGGAGCTATTAGTCTCAAAGAATAGTTTGGATGGTTCCACTATGTATTCAATTCATCAGGATTTTATGCAAGTGGTATATACTTATTTGCATAAGCAAGAAATACAGGCACATAATCTATTTTCTGATAAAATATCGCAAAAATTAAATCAAAAAGCTGATAATTCAGTATTTGATATGTTAAAGTGGATACATTTTTTTACTTCGAGGACGATTGATTATGCAGAAGAGGTAAGAAAGTCGGATAGTATCATAGATAAGGCTAAGAAATATATACAAGAACATTACAATGAGGACATTACAAAAAACGATGTAGCAGCAACTGTTTTTCTTACACCGGATTATTTAGCTAAAATGTTTAAGGCAGAAACAGGTATAGCAATTAAGGATTTTATCAATCATTGCAGGATAGGAAAGGCAAAGGAGCTGCTTAGAAATAGTGATGCTAGTGTTAGTATGATTGCTTCAGAGGTAGGCTTTGATAATTTCTCATATTTCTCAACTATCTTTAAAAAATTAACCGGGGTTAGCCCACAGTCGTTTCGTAAAGAGGATGAAAAGTAAATTTCATCCTCTTTTTTAAAATTGCTTAAAATTGAAAACTCATCACTTATTTTTGAAAGCGTTTACCCTGATTGAGAAATTATAATAGAAATATAGAAAAAATTAAATAATATAAAATAAAAAAGAACAAGGGGGATTCATATGAAAAGGTCAAAAAAACTTCTCAGTGCTTTAATGGCAGTGGCTCTTTGTGGCTCAGTATTTACTGCATGCAGTAAAAGTTCACAAGATTCTGCAGATGGCAAAAAAGGCGAGCCAGAAGAAATAGTTTACGCTTTTACAACATTTAATAAGGTTTCAGAGGACTTGGGAACCGTAGAAAAAGCTATAAATGATATCACTGTTCCTAAAATAAATGTAAAGGTTAAGCTAAAGCCTATGGCTATTTCAAATTATACTCAGCAGGTTAATTTGGCTATACAAAGTGGAGAGCAGCTTGATGTATTTCATACTCTAGGTGATTTAAATCAATATATTTCTAAGAATGAATGTGCTCCTCTTGATGATTTGCTTAATAATTATGGTAAAGAAACAAAACAGATTGTAGGAGATGCTTTCTTAAAAAGCACACAAGCAAATGGAAAAACCTATGCTATTCCAGCATATAAAGGGTATGCTCTTGCTCCTGACTTGGTGTATAGAACTGATATAATGAAGGAACTTGGGGTTTCTCCAGATAGCATTAAAACAATATCAGATTTAGATGCACTTTTTGCAAAAGTAAAGGCTAAGTACCCAAATATGATTCCGATTGCACCAACAAATCAAGGATTCTCAGGTGTTTTATCAACGTTGAATGGTGTTGACTATCTTACAGACGATTTTATGAAACCAACAGCTGTATTAATTGGAGATAACACTAAGGTAGTTGATTTTTATGAAACAGATCTTTTTAAAGAAAGAGTAAAGATAGCTAGAGATTGGTATAACAAAGGTTACATTATGAAAGATGCTGCAACCTCATCAACGTTAGCTACTGAACTTATTTCTTCAGATAGATGCTTCTCATATATAGCAAGCTACTCAGGAAAAGAAGCAGGAGCTCAAATTTCAGCAACTACAGGTAAACCAATAGATATGATAAGAATAGATCAACCATATTTATCAACTACAAGTGTAAATGCTGTAAGCTGGGCAATATCTGCTAATAGTAAAAAGCAAGAAGCTGCAATGAAATTCTTAAATTTAACTTATTCCGATAAAGCTGTTGTTAATTTACTTATATACGGAATTGAAGGACAGGACTATGTTAAAGTAGATGCTGACCACGTAAAATATCCAGATGGAAAAGATCCGAATTCAGTACCATATACTGCTCAACTAAGCTGCGGAATTATTGGAAACATGTTTAATCAATATGCAATGCAGGGGCAAAGTACCAATGATTTAAAGCTTATGGATAGTGAAAATAAATCTGCAGTTAAATCAAAAGCATTTGGATTTACTTTTGATAGTTCACCAGTTAAAACTGAATATTCTTCAGTTATGAATGTAATAAATCAATATTTACCTGGATTAAACTGTGGAAGTTTAGATCCTGATAAGGAAATTCCTAATTTTGTTAAGAAACTTAAAGAAGCAGGAATGGATAAGATAGTCGCAGAAAAACAAAAGCAGCTTGATGCATGGCTTGCAAAACAAAAATAAATATAAACTTTATTGAAGTGAAGAGTTTTTTAACCTTCACTTCATTTATAAGGTGGGAAGGAAAGTGAATATGGATAAAGGTATTAAAAGAAAAAAATCAAAAAGTTCATTGCCTTTATTGATGCTTACAATTCCAGGGTTGCTTTATCTTTTAATAAATAATTATATCCCAATGGTAGGGGTAATTATAGCATTTAAAAGTCAAGATTTCTCAAAAGGGATTTTTGGAGGCAAGTGGATTGGTTTTAACAACTTTGATTTTTTATTTAAAACAAAAGATGCTTGGATTATGACAAGGAACACAATTTTATATAATCTAGCATTTATCGTTATAGGTACAATTTGCGCTATAATAGTTGCAATATTGATGACTGAATTAACTAAGAAAACAATATCAAAATTTTATCAAAATGCATTAGTACTACCAAGTGTCATTTCCATGGTAGTTGTATCTTATATTGCATTTTCATTTTTGAATTCTGATTCAGGACTTATAAATAAATCAATTTTACATGTACTAGGAATACCAGGAGTTTCATGGTATTCAGAGCCAAAATACTGGCCAGTTATTTTAATGGTTGTTTATTTGTGGAAAAGTACAGGCTATGCATCAATAGTTTATATGGCAAGTATTGCTGGTATGGACAAAAGTATTTATGAAGCAGCCAAGATTGATGGAGCAGGAAAGCTTAAACAAATTACAAGTATTACATTGCCTTTATTAAAACCTACAGTAATTATCATGACCCTTATGGCTGTAGGCAGGATAATGGCTTCAGATTTTGGTCTTTTCTATCAGGTGCCAATGAATTCAGGTGCATTATATAGTACTACTCAAACAATAGATACATTTGTATATCGAGCTATGATGCAGCTAAATGATACAGGAATGGCTGCAGCTTCAGGCTTATATCAATCTCTTGTTGGGTTTATTTTAGTAATTGTGGCTAATGGAATTGTTAAAAAGCTAGATCCAGAAAATTCATTGTTTTAGGAGGTTAAAGTCCTAAATGGACTTTAACGGGTAATCTGGCGAGTGGTAACGAGCTAAGATAGATTACCCCGTGTTCCGACTATAAGGAGGAAAGAAAATGGAGGAATTAAAAACTCGTGGAGAAAGAGTATTTACTATTTTTGCTGCAACTGTAATAACTATACTAGCACTATTATGTATTGCACCTTTAATTTTGATTTTTATTGCATCATTTACAAAAGAAAGTTATTTAGTAGCTAACGGTTATAGTTTTTTTCCCAAAGCTTTGAGTCTTGATGCATACTATTACATGATTTCCCAATCTAAAATGATTTTGAGAGCGTATGGTGTTTCTATACTAGTAACTGGAGTAGGTACTTTTTTAAGTATCATTATGACTTCCATGCTGGCATATCCACTATCAAGAAAGGATTTTAAGTATAGAAAAATAATATCTTTTATAGTGTTATTTACTATGCTTTTCAATGGAGGTGTAGCCCCTGCTTATATTATGTGGACTAGGGTTTTTCATATTAAGAATACAATATTTGCTTTGATGATTCCTAATTATTTAATGAATGCTTTTAACGTTTTTCTTATGACAAACTACTATAAGAACAATATTCCTGATTCACTAATTGAATCGGCTCAAATTGATGGAGCAGGGGAATTAAGAATATTTTTCAATATAATGCTACCTCTTTCAACTCCAGCTATTGCTACAATCGGAATATTTACTGGACTAGCTTATTGGAATGATTGGATAAATGGTTTGTACTATATTACTAACCCAAAGCTTTTTGGAATCCAAAATTTACTAGTTAGAATTATGGATAATATTCAGTTCTTAAAATCAGGATCTGCTACCACTGCAGTTGGATCTGTAGCTGTGCAGCTGCCAAGTAATGCAGTTCGTATGGCACTGGCTGCAATCGGAATACTTCCAATCCTAATAGCATTTCCATTTGTTCAGAAGTATTTTATAAAGGGTGTTGTTGTTGGAGCTGTTAAGGGATAATATGAAAATATGAAATATAGGACAAAAATTATTTGATTAAGGGGTTATATTATGAAAGTAAAACAAATTATAGATGAAATTATTAATAAATTTGGTGGAGTGAAATTTGAGCACACTTGTGATCAGCTTATGAGCGGAAGCTTTGATACAGAAGTAACTGGTGTTGTGACTACATTTATGGCTACTGTAGATGTTATAAAACAAACCATAAATTGTGGAGCAAACTTTATTATTACTCATGAGCCAACATATTATACAGGACTTGATAAAACAGAATGGATTGAAAATGATCCTGTATATATAGAAAAGAAAAAGCTGCTTGATGATAATGGTATTGCAATTTGGCGCTTTCATGACCATATGCATGCAGCACCAACAGACTTGATCTATGACGGGTTATTAAAAGAAATAGGCTTTGAAGACTATTTGATTAAAGGGTTACAATTTCCTCATTGTTATGAAATACCTGAAACGTCCTTAAAAGAATTAAGCGACTTTTTTAAAGAAAAGTTAGAGATGGATGTAATTCAAATTGTTGGATCACCTAATACAAAATGCAGGCGAGTTGGAATTTTAGTTGGAGGTGGAAGCCTTGGATTAGGTGTTGAGGAAATGCCTATGAAACTTATGAAGGAACAAAATTTAGATGTTATGGTGTGCGGTGATATTACAGAATGGACTTTGTGCCCGTACATACGTGATGCATCAGCACTTGGTATGAACAAAGCAATGCTTGTTTTAGGCCATGAACGCAGCGAAGAAGCGGGGATGAAATACATGGCTGAATGGCTGACCCCTATGGTGGATGGCACTCCTGTACATTTTATAGATGCGAAAGAACCTTTTATTTACTTGTAATCTTAAAAGGATAATAGAGGTTTATAAGAAAAGTTTTTATACTGCGTGATAATTATTTTATAAGAGGAGTTTTGTTTATGTCATATGAAGATAAAGTTTTGCCTGAATTATTGCCAATGCTGTATAGTAACGTAAGATTTGATTTAAATAAAGATTTAGATATGATGAGAAATCTGAAGCTGCCTGCTTTAAATAAGTCCCCTCATGTTTTGACAACTACTCGTATTATTAAAGGTCCAGAATCAGAGTTACTGGTTAAAATTTATGAGCCAAAGCACAGAAAGAATGGAAAACTTCCTGCACTATTTTGGATTCATGGTGGTGGATATGTACTTGGGCATCCAGATGGTGATGATGGATTGTGTGAGTGTTTTGTAAATGAAATCAATTGTGTTGTAGTTTCAATTGATTATCGGCTAGCACCTGA includes these proteins:
- a CDS encoding response regulator produces the protein MKLIIVEDDLLTAEVVRDSINWGVFGIHDVQMAHNVAGAKKIFEENVPDIVICDIEMPKGSGLDLLKWVRSNNYKSEFIFLTNHENFEFASTALEYNAISYITKPFNIEKTEVAISKAVEKIRKENRLQQYSEYGQYWLENKKLLVESFWRDILFFNIPSEQMAIAEEITKRKLTLKIEELYHIVLVSVIKSENQEDKPKDMTFEYALKKLSSEVILGELDFEHTIYYVTDRNHYVAVLLADRFSDEQIKSKCDEFIDNCKKYLKYTAACYIGNKTTIDLLAKNRVKLEEMDQNNFILRSNVFFENDAETLNLKGQYALDTDTLRIMFEKREKIQIVNFLKGELELLVSKNSLDGSTMYSIHQDFMQVVYTYLHKQEIQAHNLFSDKISQKLNQKADNSVFDMLKWIHFFTSRTIDYAEEVRKSDSIIDKAKKYIQEHYNEDITKNDVAATVFLTPDYLAKMFKAETGIAIKDFINHCRIGKAKELLRNSDASVSMIASEVGFDNFSYFSTIFKKLTGVSPQSFRKEDEK
- a CDS encoding ABC transporter substrate-binding protein, with translation MKRSKKLLSALMAVALCGSVFTACSKSSQDSADGKKGEPEEIVYAFTTFNKVSEDLGTVEKAINDITVPKINVKVKLKPMAISNYTQQVNLAIQSGEQLDVFHTLGDLNQYISKNECAPLDDLLNNYGKETKQIVGDAFLKSTQANGKTYAIPAYKGYALAPDLVYRTDIMKELGVSPDSIKTISDLDALFAKVKAKYPNMIPIAPTNQGFSGVLSTLNGVDYLTDDFMKPTAVLIGDNTKVVDFYETDLFKERVKIARDWYNKGYIMKDAATSSTLATELISSDRCFSYIASYSGKEAGAQISATTGKPIDMIRIDQPYLSTTSVNAVSWAISANSKKQEAAMKFLNLTYSDKAVVNLLIYGIEGQDYVKVDADHVKYPDGKDPNSVPYTAQLSCGIIGNMFNQYAMQGQSTNDLKLMDSENKSAVKSKAFGFTFDSSPVKTEYSSVMNVINQYLPGLNCGSLDPDKEIPNFVKKLKEAGMDKIVAEKQKQLDAWLAKQK
- a CDS encoding ABC transporter permease encodes the protein MDKGIKRKKSKSSLPLLMLTIPGLLYLLINNYIPMVGVIIAFKSQDFSKGIFGGKWIGFNNFDFLFKTKDAWIMTRNTILYNLAFIVIGTICAIIVAILMTELTKKTISKFYQNALVLPSVISMVVVSYIAFSFLNSDSGLINKSILHVLGIPGVSWYSEPKYWPVILMVVYLWKSTGYASIVYMASIAGMDKSIYEAAKIDGAGKLKQITSITLPLLKPTVIIMTLMAVGRIMASDFGLFYQVPMNSGALYSTTQTIDTFVYRAMMQLNDTGMAAASGLYQSLVGFILVIVANGIVKKLDPENSLF
- a CDS encoding carbohydrate ABC transporter permease codes for the protein MEELKTRGERVFTIFAATVITILALLCIAPLILIFIASFTKESYLVANGYSFFPKALSLDAYYYMISQSKMILRAYGVSILVTGVGTFLSIIMTSMLAYPLSRKDFKYRKIISFIVLFTMLFNGGVAPAYIMWTRVFHIKNTIFALMIPNYLMNAFNVFLMTNYYKNNIPDSLIESAQIDGAGELRIFFNIMLPLSTPAIATIGIFTGLAYWNDWINGLYYITNPKLFGIQNLLVRIMDNIQFLKSGSATTAVGSVAVQLPSNAVRMALAAIGILPILIAFPFVQKYFIKGVVVGAVKG
- a CDS encoding Nif3-like dinuclear metal center hexameric protein, translating into MKVKQIIDEIINKFGGVKFEHTCDQLMSGSFDTEVTGVVTTFMATVDVIKQTINCGANFIITHEPTYYTGLDKTEWIENDPVYIEKKKLLDDNGIAIWRFHDHMHAAPTDLIYDGLLKEIGFEDYLIKGLQFPHCYEIPETSLKELSDFFKEKLEMDVIQIVGSPNTKCRRVGILVGGGSLGLGVEEMPMKLMKEQNLDVMVCGDITEWTLCPYIRDASALGMNKAMLVLGHERSEEAGMKYMAEWLTPMVDGTPVHFIDAKEPFIYL